A single region of the Hoeflea prorocentri genome encodes:
- a CDS encoding amidohydrolase — protein sequence MSAYLFTGGPIISVDKTNPTPEAVVIENGKILFAGPLSEARSRMPSALERVDLAGSSLLPGFIDAHSHPLWAAKTRGAPVVDVRAETVPTFDALLAKIERRVAAAKSGEFLLFFGLDAQLHEGFDTPTRQFLDDIAPDNPLGIQTSNCHALFMNSAGFAACGIDENTPTPTGSVIDRDDTGRPTGKIAEAITWQALETFYEAWGEDRLNDEFEAGINDFIRQGITTTTEHLYLPFYKAYYLNALGKGWPLPRIAAYQQAVSADLNVERMNVGEDRLWMAGVKIHADGSPFIGNIWLSQPYLDNDITRLRMGLAPGHTGGMNYPPEYFENMVRTYVSQGWQMTIHTQGDRTIDTVLDLLENVLSETPRPDHRFRLEHCALMREDQIERAVKLGVLSSFFINHITHWGAPIEDALFGPERAAHYMPAGSAVKHGMRISLHADTPMTDPSALELMQAATTRTAGDGRCVGAGERLDAQTALKAVTIDAAFQICKEDMLGSISPGKHADLVVLEKNPLETQSEDLASIKVEQTWLAGERVWAHDG from the coding sequence ATGAGCGCATACCTCTTCACCGGCGGCCCGATCATCAGCGTCGACAAGACCAACCCAACTCCCGAGGCCGTGGTCATCGAGAACGGCAAAATACTCTTTGCAGGTCCTCTGTCAGAGGCACGTTCGCGCATGCCCTCGGCTCTTGAGCGCGTCGATCTAGCCGGCTCTTCCCTGTTGCCCGGCTTCATCGACGCGCACTCCCATCCGCTCTGGGCGGCCAAGACACGCGGCGCACCCGTCGTTGATGTGAGGGCCGAGACCGTGCCGACCTTCGATGCGTTGCTCGCGAAGATCGAACGCCGTGTGGCTGCAGCAAAAAGCGGAGAATTCCTGCTGTTTTTCGGCCTTGATGCGCAGTTGCATGAGGGTTTCGACACACCGACGCGTCAGTTCCTCGACGACATCGCACCTGACAATCCACTCGGTATACAGACATCCAACTGCCATGCGCTGTTCATGAACTCTGCAGGTTTTGCGGCCTGCGGCATTGATGAGAATACACCGACACCGACGGGCTCGGTCATCGACCGCGACGATACGGGACGGCCTACCGGCAAGATTGCCGAAGCAATTACATGGCAGGCCCTGGAGACGTTTTACGAGGCCTGGGGCGAGGACCGTTTGAATGACGAGTTCGAGGCTGGCATAAACGACTTTATCCGTCAGGGCATCACCACAACGACCGAACACCTCTACCTGCCGTTTTACAAGGCCTACTATCTTAATGCGCTCGGGAAAGGATGGCCCCTGCCCCGTATCGCCGCCTATCAGCAGGCGGTTTCGGCGGACCTGAATGTCGAACGCATGAATGTCGGCGAGGACAGGCTTTGGATGGCTGGGGTCAAAATTCATGCCGACGGATCGCCCTTCATCGGCAATATCTGGCTGAGCCAGCCCTATCTCGACAACGATATCACGCGGCTTCGTATGGGGCTGGCGCCGGGCCACACGGGCGGCATGAATTACCCGCCGGAGTATTTCGAGAACATGGTGCGGACCTACGTCAGCCAGGGCTGGCAGATGACGATCCACACCCAGGGCGACCGCACCATCGACACGGTCCTCGATCTGCTTGAAAATGTGTTGTCCGAGACACCGCGGCCCGATCACCGGTTTCGTCTCGAACACTGCGCCCTGATGCGCGAGGACCAGATCGAGCGCGCCGTGAAACTGGGCGTGCTTTCAAGTTTTTTCATAAACCACATTACCCATTGGGGCGCGCCGATCGAGGATGCACTGTTCGGCCCGGAGCGCGCGGCCCACTACATGCCGGCCGGCTCGGCCGTAAAGCACGGCATGCGTATCAGCCTGCATGCCGATACGCCGATGACCGACCCATCCGCGCTTGAACTCATGCAGGCGGCCACGACACGGACGGCCGGGGACGGCCGATGTGTCGGTGCGGGCGAACGTCTGGACGCGCAAACCGCCCTTAAGGCCGTGACCATCGACGCGGCGTTCCAGATCTGCAAGGAGGACATGCTGGGCTCCATCAGTCCCGGCAAACATGCCGATCTCGTGGTGCTGGAGAAAAACCCACTTGAAACGCAGAGCGAGGACCTTGCCTCGATCAAGGTCGAACAGACCTGGCTCGCCGGCGAACGTGTGTGGGCCCATGACGGCTGA
- a CDS encoding CobW family GTP-binding protein has protein sequence MTAEPDRAVPVVTVGGFLGAGKTTLVNGLLAQSNGRRIVVFVNDFGAINIDYDLIETVEEDRISLKNGCVCCTLNDDLVGAVVDYCRAAESPDAFVIEASGVADPRSLDQSILALQAAGHVRLDNRIYVLDADCFGRLDYADTELLIDHAVASDLVLVNKADLTTAEKLAALRKMLVRSSPHNKMIETRHCALPFDILIGDGQRDKAVPVPVAPNQLLGHEFHSWSTTSATPINRRRFAAFLKTLAGSTLRAKGRLFFDDAPDRAVLFDFVGSRETRRLLSEKTADPVSVLVAIGHQDRFDAALIAQAFSATLNPVPPEGGRTEERIDNPAF, from the coding sequence ATGACGGCTGAACCCGACCGCGCCGTTCCGGTTGTCACCGTCGGCGGCTTCCTGGGCGCCGGAAAGACGACGCTGGTCAACGGCTTGCTTGCGCAAAGCAATGGCCGGCGAATCGTTGTTTTCGTCAATGATTTCGGCGCCATCAATATCGACTATGACCTGATCGAGACAGTCGAGGAAGATCGCATCTCGCTCAAGAACGGCTGCGTGTGCTGCACGCTCAATGACGATCTGGTCGGTGCTGTTGTCGACTATTGCCGGGCTGCAGAAAGCCCGGATGCGTTTGTCATCGAAGCAAGCGGAGTAGCCGATCCGCGATCGCTCGACCAATCCATCCTGGCCCTCCAGGCGGCCGGACATGTGCGGCTCGATAACCGGATCTACGTGCTCGATGCGGATTGCTTCGGCCGCCTCGACTATGCGGATACCGAATTGCTGATCGACCATGCCGTTGCCAGCGATCTGGTTCTCGTCAACAAGGCCGATCTGACTACGGCGGAAAAGCTGGCTGCCTTGAGAAAGATGCTGGTGCGCTCATCGCCGCACAACAAAATGATCGAGACCCGCCATTGCGCTTTGCCTTTCGATATATTGATTGGAGACGGCCAGCGCGACAAAGCTGTACCGGTGCCTGTTGCACCGAACCAGCTTCTCGGCCACGAATTCCACAGTTGGAGCACGACCTCGGCGACGCCGATCAACCGCCGGCGTTTCGCAGCGTTTTTGAAAACGCTCGCCGGCTCGACGCTCCGCGCCAAGGGCAGGCTTTTCTTCGACGACGCACCGGATCGCGCCGTGCTGTTCGACTTTGTCGGCAGTCGGGAAACACGTCGCCTCTTGTCGGAGAAGACCGCTGATCCGGTTTCCGTCCTTGTTGCGATTGGCCATCAGGATCGTTTTGATGCGGCGCTCATCGCACAGGCTTTCAGCGCAACGCTAAACCCCGTCCCGCCAGAAGGTGGCAGAACCGAAGAACGCATCGACAACCCGGCTTTTTGA
- a CDS encoding LysR substrate-binding domain-containing protein, with protein MDLTFARLDAVRHVAHAGSFAAAARAIGISQPAVSQHVRDLEASYGVRLFVRNHGKLFPTQLCNELCDMAERISAERLEAERLLTRRTSLADGQIIVGLGNAMPGMAVVAEFHRTHPGVTLRVETGPHDKITRAVLSHEVDVGILPNVREDNRFRRAALAPNQVVAIAPPNHPLARKDVVSAAELQNEALIFRARGSSTQRVVDRMFAALPEPPTPLLTLDTRDGLYEAVVNGLGIGFIWKFATSRTDGVQRLAISDLSGAYDEIAFSLKDSKSRVVDAFFGSATFWRDGV; from the coding sequence ATGGATCTGACATTTGCCCGACTCGACGCCGTGCGTCATGTTGCTCATGCCGGTTCCTTCGCCGCGGCGGCAAGAGCGATCGGCATCAGCCAGCCAGCGGTTTCGCAGCACGTCAGGGACCTTGAGGCGAGTTATGGCGTGAGGCTCTTTGTCCGCAACCACGGCAAACTGTTCCCCACGCAATTATGCAACGAGTTATGTGACATGGCGGAGCGGATTTCGGCGGAACGGCTCGAAGCCGAGCGATTGTTGACGCGCCGCACTTCGCTTGCCGACGGACAGATTATCGTCGGTCTGGGCAACGCCATGCCCGGAATGGCGGTCGTTGCCGAATTCCATCGCACCCACCCGGGCGTCACGCTCAGGGTGGAAACGGGCCCGCATGACAAGATCACCCGCGCAGTGCTCAGCCATGAGGTGGACGTCGGCATCTTGCCCAATGTGCGCGAGGACAACCGTTTCCGCCGCGCCGCGCTTGCTCCAAACCAGGTCGTTGCCATTGCTCCGCCCAATCATCCGCTGGCCCGGAAGGATGTCGTCAGCGCCGCTGAACTTCAAAACGAAGCATTGATCTTCCGTGCACGGGGCTCGTCCACCCAGCGTGTTGTCGACAGAATGTTCGCGGCGCTGCCCGAGCCGCCGACACCGCTTTTGACGCTTGATACGCGCGACGGTCTCTATGAAGCCGTCGTCAACGGTCTCGGCATTGGCTTTATCTGGAAATTCGCAACCAGTCGGACTGACGGCGTGCAGCGGCTGGCGATCAGCGACCTGTCGGGTGCCTATGATGAAATTGCCTTCTCATTGAAGGACTCAAAAAGCCGGGTTGTCGATGCGTTCTTCGGTTCTGCCACCTTCTGGCGGGACGGGGTTTAG
- a CDS encoding HAD-IIA family hydrolase — MSSHTTVLLPRSKTTGQLSVRLCADAAAVLCDLDGCLASENRAFEDAPAFVETCGDRLWIVSNNSTDTAASLSEKLDAIGLTIPAERILLAGEQTLRHLAASQPAKGISLYAGHDLQTLKDELQPVASNDPGIVLLCRDLEFKLATLDRLVADIDRGAELWVSNTDVSHPGIGGRPIPETGALLAALQAIRSDTPYRCIGKPDPYLLRQVLRKSATVPGDAVFVGDNALTDGCAAKSAGIDFVHLVRGGDGR, encoded by the coding sequence GTGTCATCGCACACAACCGTTTTGCTGCCGCGGTCCAAAACGACAGGACAGCTGTCAGTGCGTCTGTGCGCCGATGCTGCCGCGGTTCTATGTGATCTCGATGGCTGCCTGGCTTCCGAGAACAGGGCTTTTGAAGACGCACCGGCCTTTGTCGAGACTTGTGGAGACCGGCTATGGATTGTGTCGAACAATTCCACCGACACGGCGGCAAGCCTGTCTGAAAAACTCGACGCAATCGGTTTGACGATCCCGGCTGAGCGCATTCTTCTTGCCGGCGAGCAGACGCTTCGCCATCTGGCGGCCAGCCAACCGGCAAAGGGAATCAGCCTTTATGCGGGGCACGACCTGCAAACACTGAAAGATGAACTGCAGCCCGTGGCCTCGAATGATCCAGGCATTGTTCTTTTGTGCCGCGACCTGGAGTTCAAGCTTGCCACGCTGGACCGGCTTGTTGCCGATATCGACAGGGGAGCGGAGTTGTGGGTCAGCAACACGGATGTATCACATCCCGGCATAGGCGGCAGGCCGATCCCGGAAACCGGCGCACTGCTTGCTGCCCTGCAGGCAATTCGCTCCGATACGCCCTATCGCTGCATCGGCAAGCCGGACCCCTACCTGCTCAGGCAGGTGCTTCGCAAAAGCGCAACGGTACCGGGAGACGCGGTCTTTGTTGGCGACAATGCGTTGACCGACGGCTGTGCGGCAAAATCCGCCGGTATTGATTTTGTCCATCTGGTGCGCGGAGGAGACGGGCGATGA
- a CDS encoding ABC transporter permease → MIIYISRTLAKTLLTLFAVITLVFFATRLSGSPLETFLGEGLTAEDRAMMIDYFGLNGSIWEQYARYMRGVLEGNFGLSFVERRPVADIVAERIGPSLQLLASALALTICLSIPLGILAAIYRRSWIGTGIMMFAFVGYAVPNFILAIFMILVFAFTLNWLPVVGNGSPAHFIMPTIALSGVLIAALTRFTRNAMLDVLGQDYMRTARAKGLPEWIVVIKHGLKNASVTIASVLGLQIAALAAAGNVVVESIFSWPGIGELLVTSAITRDYPVLQFGVIVVAVAVVVINAVIDIAYAFADPRIRLAKG, encoded by the coding sequence ATGATCATCTATATCTCCCGGACACTTGCCAAGACGCTCCTGACGCTGTTCGCGGTCATCACCCTGGTTTTCTTCGCCACGCGGCTTTCCGGAAGCCCGCTGGAGACCTTCCTTGGCGAAGGTCTGACGGCTGAAGACCGGGCAATGATGATCGACTATTTCGGACTCAACGGTTCGATCTGGGAACAATATGCGCGCTATATGCGCGGCGTGCTGGAGGGCAATTTCGGGCTTTCTTTCGTCGAAAGACGCCCCGTCGCCGATATTGTCGCCGAACGTATAGGACCGTCCCTGCAACTGCTTGCGAGCGCGCTCGCACTGACGATTTGTCTGTCGATCCCGCTCGGCATCCTCGCCGCGATCTATCGCCGGAGCTGGATCGGAACCGGTATCATGATGTTCGCCTTCGTTGGTTACGCCGTGCCGAACTTCATCCTGGCGATCTTCATGATCCTTGTCTTCGCGTTCACCCTGAACTGGCTTCCGGTGGTCGGCAATGGTTCGCCTGCGCATTTCATCATGCCGACTATCGCCCTTTCGGGCGTGTTGATCGCAGCGCTGACCCGCTTTACCCGCAACGCAATGCTGGACGTGCTTGGCCAGGACTATATGCGCACGGCACGGGCCAAAGGCCTGCCCGAATGGATTGTTGTCATCAAACACGGGCTAAAAAACGCCAGCGTAACAATCGCCTCGGTTCTTGGCCTGCAGATCGCCGCACTGGCCGCTGCGGGCAATGTCGTGGTCGAATCGATCTTCTCATGGCCCGGGATCGGAGAGTTGCTCGTCACATCCGCAATCACGCGCGATTATCCGGTGCTGCAGTTTGGCGTCATTGTCGTTGCCGTTGCAGTCGTCGTCATCAATGCCGTCATCGACATCGCCTATGCCTTTGCCGATCCGCGCATCCGGCTCGCGAAAGGATGA
- a CDS encoding ABC transporter permease, with the protein MTYLSDAPGKQFFAATAGLWNSANAIEKTALLTAACLLGLALFAPLIAPFDPADQSLISRLRPPIGFDRYKEGHLFGTDELGRDVLSRSLYGLRLTLSLAMTGALIGLVLGGALGLAAGLRRGWAEDTIMAGVDIQIAVPFTLIALLVLAIFGSHIEVMIFVLGIYGWEQYARIVRGEVRKITELPFIEAARASGGSHGYIALRHILPNIVSPLVVQFTLSVSNIVILESTLSFLGLGIQPPTASLGSMVGFGRDYMPTAPWIVVGPAMLIILLTFTVQILGDWLRDRADVRLRER; encoded by the coding sequence ATGACCTATCTTTCCGATGCTCCTGGAAAACAGTTTTTTGCGGCGACCGCCGGGTTGTGGAACTCAGCCAACGCCATCGAAAAAACCGCGTTGCTGACTGCAGCTTGCCTTCTCGGGCTTGCGCTGTTTGCTCCGCTCATCGCGCCGTTCGATCCGGCTGATCAGAGCCTGATATCACGTCTGCGGCCGCCGATCGGGTTTGATCGCTACAAGGAAGGACATCTCTTCGGCACCGATGAGCTCGGCCGTGATGTGCTCTCTCGCAGCCTCTACGGTTTGCGCCTGACGCTTTCGCTGGCGATGACGGGCGCACTGATCGGCCTTGTTCTGGGCGGTGCGCTCGGCCTTGCCGCCGGTCTTCGTCGTGGCTGGGCCGAAGACACGATCATGGCCGGCGTCGACATTCAAATCGCTGTCCCCTTTACCCTGATCGCTCTCCTGGTGCTTGCAATCTTCGGCTCGCATATCGAGGTGATGATCTTTGTGCTGGGCATCTATGGGTGGGAGCAATATGCGCGGATCGTGCGCGGCGAGGTACGCAAGATCACCGAACTGCCTTTCATCGAGGCGGCGCGCGCGTCCGGCGGAAGTCACGGTTACATTGCGCTACGCCATATTCTGCCGAACATCGTGTCGCCGCTCGTCGTACAGTTCACACTGTCGGTCTCCAACATCGTCATCCTTGAATCGACATTGTCCTTTCTCGGCCTTGGCATTCAGCCGCCGACCGCCTCGCTTGGATCGATGGTTGGCTTCGGACGCGACTATATGCCGACGGCTCCATGGATCGTCGTCGGTCCGGCCATGCTCATCATCCTGCTCACCTTCACCGTCCAGATCCTGGGCGATTGGCTGCGAGACCGCGCCGATGTGCGGCTGCGCGAGAGATAA